The Engraulis encrasicolus isolate BLACKSEA-1 chromosome 3, IST_EnEncr_1.0, whole genome shotgun sequence genome segment GTTCCACTTCCAAAACTACCCTCTGCAAAGGAGACGGCGCAATTAGTCCTGGAACAAGTCTTCAAGATACACGGCCTGCCCACCGACATCGTTTCTGACCGGGGACCCCAGTTTGCGTCCGTTTTCTGGAAGGAGTTCTGTCTACTCATCGGGGCCACAGCCAGTCTTACCTCCGGCTTCCACCCTCAGTCCAACGGACAGTCAGAGAGATttaaccaggagctggagaagtccCTCCGTTGCATGACTTCACGCAATCCCCGATCCTGGTCCCAGCAGCTCCtgtgggtggaatatgcccataacTCCCTCCCGAGCTCCGCAACTGGCTTGTCCCCCTTCCATTGTGTGTACGGCTACCCGCCGCCACTGTTCGCCAGTCAGGAGCCCAAGGTATCCTGCCCGTCTGCCCTGGCCCTTGTACGACGTTGCCGCAGAACCTGGTCCCAAGCCCGGACCACCCTCCTCCGGTCAGTGGCCAGTTATGCAACGGGAGCCAATCGTCGGAGGATTCCAGCCCCTACATACCAGGTGGGGCAAAAGGTATGGCTCTCCGCCAAGGATCTTCCGCTCCGAGTGGAGTCCCGCAAGTTGGCACCCCGGTACGTTGGCCCGTTTCCTGTGGAGAGGGTGATCAATAGGTCGGCTGTCCGCCTCAAGCTCCCCGGCTCCATGAAGGTCCACCCAACCTTCCATGTGTCCAAGCTAAAACCGGTGCACGAGAGTGATCTACTCCCTGATTCtcagccaccacctcctcctcgcgTGGTCGAGGGGGGACTGGTCTACACTGTTGAACGCCTCCTCCAATCACGTCGACGGGGAAGAGGTCTCCAGTACCTGGTGGACTGGGAGGGCTACGGCCCGGAAGAAAGGATGTGGGTGCCCGCCAGCAGAATAGTGGATCCGGCTGTGATCACTGAGTTTCATCGCCTCCATCCTGACCAGCCCTCCCTTCGGAGGGGTCGCCCCGGGAGGGTCCGACGTGTTCCTGCCCTGCCAGCCGTTCCGCTGGTGATGCCCGCTCCTGACCCTGCATCTGTGCCTGCTCTTGCACCGTGCCCCAACTCTGTGCCTGCACCTGCCCCTGGCTCTGACCCCGACCCCGACCCCGACCCAGCCTCTTCCGCTGGGGACACTGAGATGGAGGAGTTGTCCGCAGAAGAGGTGGCGATGGACTCCGACCGGTCAGGGGAATACTAGCCCTCCTCCGGTTCCCCCATCCGCCCGCCCCGCCTCGGTGGTTCtgtttgggacttctggggccgtcccttggggggggggttctgtcatggattccctctgcctgcctggtaaCTACACCCAATTGGTTCCAATCATCTGTCAccttgctctccactctctctgattacctccacctgtccctactctgctccactctgctcactgctctgcctaatcaccctcacctgtctccactctgctctctcttactcagcctcgttaactctccagctgcactgcatttgccaGTAACCATGCTCTGCATATAAAGCCCTGTGTTTCAGTCAttccttgtcagatcgtctgcaagttcACACGTTACCAGTCTGCTCCTGCTACCTCTGACTCCTGTACCCGGACCCGCCTGAATTCTGCTCTGTTCTCCCACCCTGgaaacccgacccgcctttgCCTTCGACTCCGATCTCTCTTCTGCCCCGGTAattttgacctgccttctgctttactctttaaacttggatttgccctgaactgtgccgctgccttgttttcacctgctgttgtgtgtgtgttttccccaggactcccggactcTCCAGCTCCCGTGTTCGTTACTCCATTTCctggggaagcacacacacacggcacttggAACCCCGAAACCCCTGGAACCCCGGATCCCTGGTGACCCCTGTAACCCCCGAAACCCCGGTGACCCCTCCAACCCTGGTACCCCTCAGAAGCCCAGAACTAGAGACACttctcctttcccactcccctttcCCTAATTCAATAAATACCCTTCTGGGTCTGAACGCACTTGGTTCCTCCGTCTCGTACCTGACAGACAAGGCCCCTATCACAAGGCTTTTGcagtcagaatggcaatgaccaagttgcaatGTACTAGTAATTAAGACTAAAGTGTtgtagtaatgtaatgttgttATTATAAATTACAAAGCTTCCCAAAGGCAGACCATTCGCTAAGCTGCTATACTTACTAATGGAGGAAAGTTAACAAAGATTTTTACAGAAATGCATTGTCAATTCATGCCTGTGAAGGTATTCATAAATTTGTATGTCAAACAAATGTCTAGGCTTAGGCTATATGTCAAACAACAAGACTCATTCTCTGAGATTGAAGACGCTTCATCTTTTACTCAAAGTGCCCCTTCACGTCAAGTCTGATTTAAACAAACCCACATCGGCTGCACCTCTGGAACATCTCCAACCTCCGAAAAGAATTCCAGGTGCTTGCAAGTAAAGTCCTTTGTCTATTATGAGCTGGGTTATGTTAAGCAGTTCGATAGAGGGAAAAAAACTAAATGTAAGGTATGCAAAGGTTACAGAAATCAAAAAATTACATCAGAAAAGGACATAAAATATTAGTAAGAAAACTCAGAGAAATAACCCTCtgggcaacaggggtgaggaaaaacaccCTTCCGTATGATGAAAGCACTAAAGGCCTGTGCATTATGAACCCACTTATACGGCACAATGGGGACCCtttaagaaataaaaataaaagtgagtgagtgagtgagtgagtgagtgagtgagtgagtgagtgagtgagtgagaacatACAGTATAGGAATCAGCTGGGAGTGCAGTGCAGATGCAGCCCAGTCTTGCCATCTCTGACCTTCTCCCGTCGGCCCTGCTGCTGGCACAATGATGGACTTAATGAGTCAGAAGCTCAGGCAATCGCTGCCAAGTTTACTCAACTTTCCCCTAAAACTCACCACGTTGTCGATGGTAAATCTGGAGATGTTCATGCATGAGTGTCTGTTATTCAGacagtttttaaaaatgtgtttgaaATGGGGCATTTTTAAGAGAACTTTTATACGTTCTATTGACTATGAAATACACTGAAATAGATAACACACCGTCTGGAAAAACTGGCGGCAGCCTCAACCTAGTATCCACTGTGATTAAAAACAAATGGGCCATGGGCTAATAACATTGAATGTGTGAACATCAAACAAATAACAGACTGTTTTTttcacttaaagtaggctactgcaagGTGGAAATAAAATACTTCACATTAAATTTAAAGATCAGTTTTTACTCACCTGCATTGGCGATGCTATTTTGAGTGATTTGTTTAGGAAAATTGGTGATCTTTTTGGAGCAATTGTTTGTCCATTAATTATGAAATAGGCTAGTGGTGCATTTTATCTGTGTGGTGACCGTAAACTGGGCCTAGGCTACCTGGCCTGAACACTCACATCAAACTCTTCCAACAAGTGCAAAGCTCACTGCACAgtggtcttttgtttgtttttagcagCAATATCTTGAAGTTGTGTAAAGTAGGCTAAAGTGCTTCAAATCTACTGTAAGATGATAGTCAACAAAGGAAACATGCTACCAAATACCCTTGAAGGCCCAACATGCTACCACACAGTACATGCCTACCTAGTTGAAGCCCCAACACAAAGGCCTACCCCAAGTTGAAGACCCATCTATAACTCCATTCTCTTTGAAAGAAAGAAACTCTTCTTCTTGCTGTCAGTGTTGTCTGTCACTGTCCAGTTATAGAACTAGCTTACCAAATAAAACTTCCACCGATTTTTTTTGGGAATTGCTCAATTACAGACATGACACAGGAGCAGTGGTGTATGAACTTGAGAGTAGTTCTATGACAGCGGTGGGCGGGGAATGTCTGGAACCTCCAGTGAGTTCTTCTGTTTTGGGTGTTCtctgttgacattcagcaggtgGGATGAAAGGGTTAACCGGGGGAAAGCGAAAGCGTACCGTTCATCAGTGTCAGTCGTAGATAGTCTTTTAATGAAGCCAAGCTGACAGTTAGTCAATTTGGTAAATAACGTTGACAGGCAACATGAAATAAGGCATTTCAACGCAAAAGATTCATATGAATGCAGATCACGGCACATCGCAGAATCAAACATGGCGACTCCCATGGAGCTGAGATGCTGGGGAGGAGACTGGGGCATACCTTCTGTGCATTTTGAATCCCTCATTGTGCTGGTAAATGTGCCTATCTTTGCATATTGTTAAGATTCATACCTATTCAGTCACAATGTATAACGAAGGAAGAGGAAAATACGGGCTATGTAAGTGAGCTAACTTGTGCGGGCTAACAAGTAGCATTGTGTTGTAAACTCAACTGTATCACTATGGCTTGTGAGCTCGTGCAAAGGGGTGGTGACCTTGCGGTCCCTAGCCCCAAACATTTTGTTTATCGTCTTGTTTTGGGCAGAAGACGCACGACTTATTGCAGAGCAAGACTAGAGATGTCGGGGTCTCTTTAATCTTTAATAGGAAGTGGTCCACAATAGCTAGCAACAAACAATGCTAGTCTTTGGGAAAACAGTGAGCTAGCTTTTCaccatcacacacgcactcaaagcTGACAGATCTTTTCTCCCAAGGTCAGCCTCACGGTGTCTGCCTTCAACACTCCTAGTAGGTAGGAAGAAATCTGCTGCAGCGAAAGTTCCCTTTAATCACATAGAGCCTAGCCGTGCTAGAGTCCTTCGTGATTGGAAGGGGGTGTGTAGCTGTCAGATTTGGTGTCACCCTTCTCATAGTAAATGGCAATAGGTTAACCCGGCGGTCAGAGTTGTTTTGCGAAGCCAGATTTCTGCAGCCACCGTTGTTTTGTTAGAATTTAATCATGCTCTCCTAGTTGTGTAGAATTACTATGTAGCGCAAACCCCATGGTAGAGATATTAGTATTGTCCCTCAGCATCTGAAACCCCCCAGTCCTCACTTTTAGTAATTCACTCCACAACGTGATCATGTCATGTCagtttcacatttcacatttcaattTGCAGTGTGCTTGTCTAACTGATATGCATGCTGTGCATCCATTTCCAGGCTTATGGAAAATTTGCAGGTGCAAAGATTGCTGCCAAGCCCATTGACTGGACATGGAGGACTATTACAGGTAACTATTGCAATGATGACTAGCTAAAACTCGCCTTGACATGCACATTTATTGCTGTGTGTGATGTTCCTTCACAGATTCATTTTGTTGCATCAAAAGGTGTTGTAAAATACTGGAGATTAAAGATTGCATAGCTGACAATACCTTAATTCATGTCATGTGGTCTTTTGCTTTGCTTACAGCCACAGTTCCAGAACTACACTTTGAAGGATGCACCGTCCTAGAGCCCATGAAAATACTCAATTTCCTTCGAAAACAGGTCTTGCATTTAGTTACTTCATTATACTGTATCCGTCTTGCTTGAGTTGGTACTCATGATGACTCACAactgcctgcacgcacacacacagtgattccaGTCCCCATCACCCTCAAAGTTGGTGAAGAACCACAATTATTCTATCGACCCTCAATTTAgtgattaacacacacatgcacgcacccacccacacgcgcacaTTGTTAATTCCCCTTAATTGGACTGTTGAACTGTAAGTCAATATAGCCTAACTTTCTTTAAGTCAAATTACCTTATGCTTAACGCAGAGGTTCAATGCTGACTACGACCTGACGGCCAAACAGGGTGCCGATACGATGGCCTACATGGCCCTACTGGAGGAGAAACTGAGACCAGCACTGGTAAGCATATAAACAAACAACATTCCTTACAGCTCGATGTACCAAAGCCTACCTACAGTTATGCACctgtccacctgcctgcctgcctgcctgcctgcctttctgtctggcTATGGCTGGGTCTGGCTGTCTGTTTGGCTCTATGTTTGTCTAACAGTGTCATGTCAtgctatgtgtttttttttttttttttgtcttttcagcTGCACGCCTTCTGGGTGGATGCTGAAAACTACATCAACATGACGCGGCCGTGGTTCGCGTCGCACTCTCCCTTCCCTCTGAACTTCTTCGTGCCGGGTCGGCTGGCCAGCCTGGCCCACTCCCGCATCATGCTCACCAAAGCTGACTCCCCGTACTGCACCCTCGCGGAGGTGGAGGGGAAGGTGGGGTTGTTTGGTCACCGCTTGTTTAAACCGCATTACTTGCATGCTCGAAAAGTTCTTAATATAATTATCTCAGTTTTTTCAAATACATAACGGTTACGGTTGAAAAGTTAAACCTTTATTAATATAATTATCACAGTTTCCTTAATAATGTGGTGTTATGTCATCACTTGTTTAAAGCACATTACTTGTATGCTCGAAAAGCTAAACCCTTCTTAATGTAATTATCTCTGTTGATTAGTAGGCTATTGCCAATACATTGATGTTGAAAAGTTAGACCCTTCTTAATATAATTATATCAGTTTCCTTATTAATACATTACGCTTGGAAAGTTAAACCCTTATTTTTTGGTCTTTGCTGTTGGTAATGATGATACTTTTTCCCagaagaaggatgagaggagggttGGCATCCATATAATGTAATAATCTCGGTTGTACACTATAGTTACCTCATCACGCTCATTTTGCAGTTGGAAGAGATGAAACATTTGTTCTTCTCAGAAGGAGGTGGTTTGGTGTTCAGTCAGATGATGTAATTATCTCAATTGTATGGTACATTTAACTAATTACTCTCAAAAACTAAACCCTTGTTTTTGGTCTTTGCTGTTGGAAGTGAGGAAACGTTTTGTTTTTCCCggatgaaggaggaggatggatggCCAGATGAAATATGACATGATCTCAGTTGTACGTTTAACAACTCATgagatgggatatttctgacACCACCTCTGTATGACTCAGCCTACATTACTGGGAATGAACTCTCCAGGGCTAGTAAAAGGAAAGTTAGTCAGGGTAGAAATCTACAGGGGATACCAAGACGCTGATTTTGGCCCATTGGAGGTTTCCTGACCTGTCTGACTGGCGGctgtggtctttgtgtgtgtgtgtggttgtgtgtgtg includes the following:
- the mtx3 gene encoding metaxin-3, which codes for MATPMELRCWGGDWGIPSVHFESLIVLAYGKFAGAKIAAKPIDWTWRTITATVPELHFEGCTVLEPMKILNFLRKQRFNADYDLTAKQGADTMAYMALLEEKLRPALLHAFWVDAENYINMTRPWFASHSPFPLNFFVPGRLASLAHSRIMLTKADSPYCTLAEVEGKIYSEAKECLNLLSHRLGTSQYFFGSTPTSLDAFVFGYVAPLYKAPLSSGQLQQHLKQLSNLCTFVDIILRNFFRESPPVESPPVIQEPVDANLQKLTQLVNKESNLIEKMDDNLRSSPQHRPHRPAAQRSKKSTPA